The following coding sequences lie in one Chanos chanos chromosome 4, fChaCha1.1, whole genome shotgun sequence genomic window:
- the slc24a4b gene encoding sodium/potassium/calcium exchanger 4 has protein sequence MDQDGNMSVSKKSVIAKIFKVRKRREMLFVQVCFICSVLFVAWCMSALLTKAGHGMIAEGGVDMDDHWGRRLMASVPENETAEKNCTEPAVHEFPEDVFTNAERKKGAVLLHILAALYMFLALAIVCDDFFVTSLEKICEKLDLSEDVAGATFMAAGSSAPELFASVIGVFITHGDVGVGTIVGSAVFNILCIIGVCGIFAGQVVLLTWWAVFRDSFYYIMSVVALIVFIYDEKIVWWESLVLVVMYMGYILIMKFNTSMQKFFTRKQDKNVANGNATSGNELEDGNECFDSVLDDPTLPLLEPVKPSKAYSRGSVVMVDEIINASPPNYRFPEASLRVMVTNHFGPKTRLRMASRLIITERQKLVQGANGVETAVVDGKPDIENGNVPEDKPSEEEDGEINSPFVIPRGVLNKIKWLISWPLLLLLFFTIPNCAKPRWEKYFMLSFLLSTVWIAVFSYFMVWMVTIIGYTLGIPDVIMGITFLAAGTSVPDCIASLIVARQGLGDMAVSNTIGSNVFDILVGLGLPWALQTIAIDYGSEVMINSRGLVYSVVLLLGSVALTILGIHVNKWKLDMKLGVYVLLLYAVFLCFSIMIEYNVFTFVNLPMCQEDH, from the exons ATGGACCAGGACGGGAACATGAGCGTCTCCAAAAAATCTGTAATTGCGAAGATTTTCAAAGTTCGCAAGAGGCGAGAGATGCTTTTCGTACAAGTATGCTTCATCTGCAGTGTCCTCTTCGTGGCATGGTGCATGTCAGCACTCCTGACGAAGGCAG GACATGGCATGATTGCGGAGGGAGGGGTGGACATGGATGACCACTGGGGCCGAAGGTTGATGGCCTCGGTGCCTGAAAATGAAACGGCGGAGAAAAACTGCACTGAGCCAG CTGTCCACGAGTTTCCTGAAGATGTTTTCACCAATGCTGAACGCAAGAAGGGTGCAGTCCTCCTGCATATACTCGCA GCCCTCTATATGTTTCTGGCCCTGGCCATTGTGTGCGATGACTTTTTTGTAACGTCCCTGGAGAAGATCTGTGAG AAATTAGATTTGAGTGAGGATGTTGCTGGAGCCACCTTCATGGCAGCGGGAAGCTCAGCCCCAGAGCTCTTTGCCTCAGTCATtg GTGTCTTCATCACTCACGGCGACGTGGGGGTAGGAACCATTGTTGGCTCGGCAGTCTTTAACATTCTCTGCATTATAGGAGTTTGCGGCATCTTTGCCGGACag gtGGTATTGTTGACCTGGTGGGCTGTTTTCAGAGATTCTTTCTACTACATTATGTCTGTGGTGGCGTTGATTGTG TTCATCTATGATGAAAAGATTGTTTG GTGGGAGAGTCTAGTGTTGGTGGTCATGTATATGGGATACATACTGATAATGAA ATTTAACACGAGCATGCAGAAATTCTTTACAAGGAAACAGGACAAGAACGTTGCCAATGGTAACGCGACAAGTGGCAATGAGTTGGAGGATGGTAATGaatgttttgacagtgttttggATGACCCAACATTACCATTGCTAGAGCCAG tcaagcCCAGCAAGGCATATAGCCGAGGATCAGTGGTCATGGTGGATGAGATCATCAATGCCAGTCCTCCAAACTACCGTTTCCCAGAGGCAAGCCTTCGTGTCATGGTCACTAACCATTTTGGACCCAAGACTCGTCTACGTATGGCCAGTCGCCTCATAATCACAGAG CGTCAGAAGCTGGTTCAGGGAGCCAATGGGGTGGAGACAGCTGTGGTGGATGGGAAACCTGACATTGAGAATGGGAATGTGCCAGAGGACAAGCCCAGCgaagaggaggatggagagatAAACTCGCCTTTCGTCATACCAC GAGGTGTGTTGAATAAGATCAAATGGCTGATTTCCTGGCCCCTGTTGCTACTTCTCTTCTTCACCATTCCCAACTGTGCCAAGCCCCGCTGGGAGAAATACTTCAtgctctccttccttctctccacTGTCTGGATTGCTGTCTTCTCCTACTTCATGGTGTGGATG GTGACCATTATCGGGTACACACTTGGCATTCCTGATGTCATTATGGGCATCACTTTCCTGGCAGCGGGCACCAGCGTCCCAGACTGCATCGCCAGCCTTATTGTGGCGCGACAAG GTCTTGGGGACATGGCAGTTTCTAACACGATCGGCAGCAATGTGTTTGACATCCTGGTGGGGCTGGGACTCCCATGGGCTCTACAGACGATTGCCATTGACTATGGCTCAGAG GTCATGATTAACAGCCGAGGGCTGGTGTATTCAGTGGTGCTGCTGCTTGGGTCGGTGGCTCTTACT ATTCTTGGCATCCATGTAAACAAGTGGAAACTGGATATGAAGTTGGGCGTGTACGTGCTCTTGCTGTATGCCgtcttcctctgcttctccATCATGATCGAATACAATGTCTTCACCTTCGTCAATTTGCCCATGTGCCAGGAGGACCACTAG